A portion of the Rutidosis leptorrhynchoides isolate AG116_Rl617_1_P2 unplaced genomic scaffold, CSIRO_AGI_Rlap_v1 contig550, whole genome shotgun sequence genome contains these proteins:
- the LOC139884433 gene encoding beta-carotene isomerase D27, chloroplastic-like has product MDAKLLQPHTWSPNSFTSTYRSRKPRYSPVVSVLARPRLVDIETVITKPQHEVITTTEKNNNSVYKDSFIDRLAINYLSKNVQAIAGLTNNKNGYESLVEATRAVSQNFNPKRQQEIILQSLYLALPSPISYMIKKLLPQSKFAREYFAVFTTVFFAWLVGPSEVRESELNGRREKNVVHVKKCRVLEESNCVGICLNMCKMPSQTFIKDSMGMPVNMVPNFDDMSCEMRFGEDPPQAEDDPAFKQPCFKLCNSKQKHSSECIPVKVNRKPMQN; this is encoded by the exons ATGGATGCAAAGCTTCTTCAACCCCACACATGGAGTCCTAATTCCTTCACAAGTACTTATCGGTCCCGTAAACCGAGATATTCTCCTGTCGTTTCCGTTCTGGCAAGGCCTCGTTTGGTTGACATAGAAACAGTAATAACAAAGCCACAACATGAAGTTATTACGACGACGGAAAAGAATAATAATAGTGTATATAAAGATAGCTTCATAGATCGTCTCGCCATTAATTATCTCTCCAAGAATGTTCAAGCTATTGCag GACTGACGAACAACAAGAATGGATATGAGAGCTTGGTGGAGGCTACAAGAGCAGTGTCACAAAACTTCAATCCTAAGAGACAACAAGAGATTATTCTACAATCTCTTTATCTAGCACTACCATCTCCAATTAGTTATATG ATAAAGAAATTGCTACCACAATCTAAATTCGCAAGGGAATATTTTGCAGTATTCACCACTGTGTTTTTCGCTTGGTTGGTTGGACCCAGTGAG GTTAGGGAATCAGAGCTCAATGGAAGAAGAGAAAAGAACGTGGTCCACGTTAAAAAATGCAG GGTTCTAGAGGAAAGCAATTGTGTAGGAATATGCCTAAATATGTGTAAAATGCCTTCACAAACATTTATCAAGGATTCTATGGGGATGCCTGTCAATATGGTCCCTA ATTTTGATGATATGAGTTGTGAAATGAGATTCGGTGAGGATCCTCCACAGGCAGAAGATGATCCAGCTTTCAAGCAACCATGCTTCAAATTAT GCAATTCAAAACAAAAGCATAGCAGTGAATGTATACCAGTTAAAGTGAAT aGAAAACCCATGCAAAATTAA
- the LOC139884434 gene encoding LOW QUALITY PROTEIN: MLP-like protein 43 (The sequence of the model RefSeq protein was modified relative to this genomic sequence to represent the inferred CDS: inserted 2 bases in 1 codon), producing MAIKTMLPMSDDDQSSLSIKIVIIFYQINNLLEKEFDVEIQAIPTQFLDIFSNRPHHLSNVSAEKIQACELHEGEWGKPGSIVSFNNFHDGQPELVKEIIEAVDEENNSITFKAIEGXYKKFITKIEVIPKGTGSNVHWTLEYEKIDDEVAHPESLHQFVVDLSKDPDLHLTAPA from the exons ATGGCGATAAAAACGATGCTACCGATGAGTGATGACGATCAAAGTAGTTTGTCGATAAAGATCGTCATAATTTTTTATCAGATTAACAATTTACTAGAAAAG GAATTTGATGTGGAGATCCAGGCAATTCCAACACAGTTTCTTGATATCTTCAGCAATAGACCTCACCATTTATCGAATGTGAGTGCTGAAAAGATCCAGGCATGTGAATTACATGAAGGTGAATGGGGAAAGCCTGGCTCCATCGTCTCCTTTAATAATTTTCATG ATGGACAACCTGAGCTTGTGAAGGAAATAATTGAAGCTGTCGACGAGGAGAATAACTCAATCACATTCAAAGCGATTGAAGG gtacaagaaattcataaccaaGATTGAGGTCATTCCAAAGGGAACAGGAAGCAATGTGCACTGGACTTTGGAATACGAGAAGATTGATGATGAGGTCGCACATCCTGAATCTCTTCATCAGTTCGTGGTCGACCTGTCGAAAGATCCCGATCTACATTTAACTGCCCCAGCATAA